In Geminocystis sp. NIES-3708, a single window of DNA contains:
- a CDS encoding YlqD family protein, whose translation MTQKLTLKRPVNVKVIVTPAWQDEAQKQLQTQINQLDQQMLQIDQQGQSAIAEIKKQGSLQAPQQIENIQGQVNQKKGEMLQQKNQFLQQMQQVQLLELGQEVFQAQMESFFDVQEGDNLVEKLNVEIILRDGVIEEIRGTI comes from the coding sequence ATGACTCAGAAATTAACCTTAAAACGTCCAGTAAATGTGAAAGTAATTGTTACCCCTGCATGGCAAGATGAAGCCCAAAAACAATTACAAACTCAAATTAATCAACTTGATCAACAAATGTTACAAATAGATCAACAAGGACAAAGTGCGATCGCTGAAATAAAAAAACAAGGCAGTTTACAAGCACCCCAACAAATAGAAAATATCCAAGGACAAGTTAACCAGAAAAAAGGTGAAATGTTGCAGCAAAAAAATCAATTTTTACAACAAATGCAACAAGTTCAATTGTTAGAATTAGGACAAGAAGTATTTCAAGCACAAATGGAAAGTTTTTTTGATGTTCAAGAAGGAGATAATTTAGTAGAAAAACTTAATGTAGAAATCATCCTTCGAGATGGGGTAATTGAAGAAATTAGAGGAACAATTTAA
- a CDS encoding long-chain fatty acid--CoA ligase encodes MNQVNNSQYFQLNSLGEIWDLVVSQFGDIVALSDPHSQPKVELTYREVDKYIKQFAAGLQYLGIESGEKIALFSDNSPRWLIADQGIIRNGCVDAVRSSQAHREELLYILGHSDSVVLVVQDLATLKKLQSELKEFNLKSIILLSDEAIETEFSQPIYNFEQFMALGDSHSFTPVSKNLDDLATLIYTSGTTGKPKGVMLSHGNLLHQVRYLETVIKPLPGDRILSILPSWHSYERAAEYFLLSRGTTLIYTNIRYFKGDLKEYRPHFMVGVPRLWESIYEGVQKQFRDGSKTQQKLVFFFLSLSEKYLEATRIYKGLTLEKLNPTFLEKIIAQITALSLFPLHKLGDKLVYQKIRDGVGGCVKTWISGGGSLAKHIDNFFQIVGIPLIVGYGLTETSPVTNARRVTRNIVGASGQPIPETEIKIIDLDTKATLPQGEIGLVCIRGSQVMQGYYKNPEATAKAIDSQGWFDSGDLGMVTPENDLVITGRAKDTIVLSNGENIEPQPLEDACIRSPYIDQIMVVGQDQKYLGALIVPNIDALQKWAQSQNLNLTFPDVSASPEELENSDLYAKEVISLYKQELNREVKNRAGYRPDDRIAIFNLILESFSMDNGMMTQTLKIKRPVITSHYQDMINSMFNN; translated from the coding sequence ATGAATCAAGTTAATAATTCTCAATATTTTCAGCTTAACTCTCTCGGTGAAATATGGGATTTAGTGGTATCCCAATTTGGAGATATTGTCGCTTTATCTGACCCTCACAGTCAACCAAAAGTTGAATTAACCTATCGAGAAGTAGATAAATATATCAAACAATTTGCGGCGGGTTTGCAATATTTAGGTATTGAATCAGGGGAAAAAATTGCCTTATTTTCTGATAATAGTCCTCGTTGGTTAATAGCAGATCAAGGTATAATTCGTAATGGTTGTGTTGATGCTGTGCGATCATCTCAAGCTCATCGAGAAGAATTATTATATATTTTAGGTCATAGTGATAGTGTTGTCCTTGTTGTTCAAGATTTAGCTACCCTCAAAAAATTACAATCAGAATTAAAAGAATTTAACCTAAAATCTATCATTTTATTGTCTGATGAAGCCATAGAAACGGAATTTTCTCAACCTATCTATAATTTTGAGCAATTTATGGCATTAGGGGATAGTCATAGTTTTACTCCCGTATCGAAAAATTTGGATGATTTAGCTACTTTAATTTATACATCAGGTACAACAGGAAAACCGAAAGGAGTAATGTTAAGTCACGGTAATTTGCTTCATCAAGTACGTTATTTAGAAACCGTCATCAAACCGTTACCCGGCGATCGCATTTTAAGTATTTTACCAAGTTGGCACTCTTACGAAAGAGCAGCAGAGTATTTCTTACTATCCAGAGGTACAACTCTAATTTATACTAATATTCGCTATTTTAAAGGAGATTTAAAAGAATATCGTCCTCATTTTATGGTAGGAGTGCCTCGTTTATGGGAATCAATTTATGAAGGAGTGCAAAAACAATTTCGAGATGGTAGTAAAACTCAACAAAAACTTGTCTTTTTCTTCCTCTCCTTATCAGAAAAATATCTGGAAGCAACTCGCATTTATAAGGGCTTAACCCTAGAAAAATTAAATCCAACTTTCCTTGAAAAAATTATCGCTCAAATTACCGCTTTATCATTATTTCCATTGCATAAATTAGGAGATAAATTAGTTTATCAAAAAATAAGAGATGGTGTTGGTGGTTGTGTTAAAACATGGATTAGCGGTGGTGGCTCATTAGCGAAACATATTGATAACTTTTTTCAAATTGTCGGTATTCCATTGATAGTTGGCTATGGTTTAACGGAAACTTCTCCCGTCACCAATGCCCGAAGGGTTACTCGAAATATTGTAGGTGCATCTGGGCAACCCATTCCTGAAACTGAAATTAAAATTATCGACTTAGACACTAAAGCAACTTTACCTCAAGGAGAAATTGGTTTAGTTTGTATTCGAGGTAGTCAAGTTATGCAAGGTTATTATAAAAACCCCGAAGCCACCGCTAAAGCCATTGACAGTCAAGGATGGTTTGATAGTGGTGATTTAGGCATGGTAACACCTGAAAATGATTTAGTCATTACAGGCAGAGCAAAAGATACCATTGTTTTAAGTAACGGCGAAAATATCGAACCTCAACCCCTTGAAGATGCTTGTATTCGTAGCCCTTATATCGATCAAATCATGGTAGTCGGGCAAGATCAAAAGTACTTAGGTGCGTTAATTGTGCCAAATATTGATGCTTTGCAAAAGTGGGCACAGTCTCAAAATCTCAATTTAACTTTTCCCGATGTTTCTGCTAGCCCAGAAGAACTAGAAAATAGTGATCTTTACGCAAAAGAGGTTATAAGCCTCTATAAACAAGAATTAAATCGAGAGGTAAAAAATAGAGCTGGATACCGTCCTGATGACCGTATCGCTATTTTTAATCTGATATTAGAGTCTTTTTCTATGGATAATGGTATGATGACCCAAACATTAAAAATCAAACGTCCTGTAATAACAAGCCATTATCAAGATATGATTAATTCGATGTTTAATAATTAG
- a CDS encoding AI-2E family transporter, translated as MNFGESVGFLCFLISLYILWQLRQLLLLIFTSIIFAVVLNRLVNKLTQFNLNRKKSIFIIIISIIIIINILLLLILPPFIEQFQLLINLLPKVIKKITEFINNIDYTQYQILSPLNDLDKILTNYSFSSLAIFNNFIAIFSNVFIVTSQLILVFVLTVIFLLNPQQYRYYFLKICPSFYRNRIDHILNQSEIAIVSWLSGILINCVFIAILSGVGLWILGVKLVLVHALLAGLLNFIPNIGPTLSVVFPIMIAVVDSPWKIIPVIIWYFIVQNIESYWLTPKVMADKVSLLPAVTLFAQIFFATSFGLLGLLLALPLTVVFKTWIDEILFKDILDRWI; from the coding sequence ATGAATTTTGGTGAATCTGTCGGTTTTTTATGTTTTTTAATTTCTCTTTATATTCTCTGGCAATTACGTCAATTATTACTATTAATTTTTACTTCGATAATTTTTGCTGTTGTCTTAAATAGGTTAGTAAATAAATTAACTCAATTCAACTTAAATAGAAAAAAATCTATCTTCATAATTATTATCAGCATTATTATTATTATTAATATTTTATTACTGTTAATTTTGCCTCCTTTTATTGAGCAATTTCAATTACTAATTAATCTTTTACCTAAAGTTATCAAAAAAATAACTGAATTTATTAATAATATAGATTATACACAATATCAAATATTATCTCCTCTTAACGATCTTGACAAAATTTTAACAAATTATAGTTTTTCTAGTTTGGCAATTTTCAATAATTTTATTGCTATTTTTTCTAATGTTTTTATCGTCACATCACAACTAATCTTAGTTTTTGTTTTAACAGTTATTTTTCTTTTAAATCCACAACAATATCGTTATTATTTTCTAAAAATATGCCCTTCTTTTTATCGTAACCGTATTGATCATATTCTCAATCAAAGTGAAATTGCTATAGTTAGTTGGTTAAGTGGTATTCTTATTAACTGCGTTTTCATTGCCATTTTAAGCGGTGTTGGTTTATGGATTTTAGGTGTAAAATTAGTATTAGTTCATGCACTTTTAGCTGGATTATTAAACTTTATTCCTAATATCGGACCAACTTTAAGTGTTGTTTTTCCTATTATGATAGCAGTGGTCGATTCACCTTGGAAAATTATTCCTGTGATTATCTGGTATTTTATTGTTCAAAATATCGAAAGTTATTGGTTAACCCCAAAAGTAATGGCTGATAAAGTATCATTATTACCAGCAGTAACTCTTTTTGCACAAATATTTTTTGCCACTTCTTTTGGTTTATTAGGATTATTATTAGCCCTTCCTCTCACCGTTGTGTTTAAAACTTGGATTGATGAAATTTTATTTAAAGATATTTTAGATAGATGGATATAA
- the ppc gene encoding phosphoenolpyruvate carboxylase: MMTSAMTNYTEELSIYSSSELLLRHRLKLVENLWESVLTNECGQELVDLLDKLKSACSPEGQTNETQNISVSKWIEQLELDDAIKAVRAFALYFQLINIVEQHYEQRTQKLIRRTTTEDQVNAIQKPESHNHQPTTLDTKEEAQSYFNPKSNPASGGTFHWLFPYLQKLNMPPPKIQQLLDQLDINLVFTAHPTEIVRHTIRKKQRRISHFLEKLDAAEESFRAMGLTNSWEAENYRECLTEEVRLWWRTDELHQFKPTVLDEVDYALHYFQEVLFQTLPELSIRLKQALHNTFPKLKSPTHKFCYFGSWVGGDRDGNPFVTPEVTWSTACYQRNLVIDKYLESMGQLNDILSLSLHWCNVMPELLDSLERDRIGMPELYDKLYVRYRQEPYRLKLAYIEQRLKNTQVRNEALSDPETRKSIKLANKDDSLYPSKLDLLEDLNLIKYNLENTGLKCKELDHLISQVEIFGFHLTPLDFRQDSSRHSDALSEIAEYLGVLDKPYEELSETEKTAWLVQELKTRRPLIPSEINFSDATGETIETFKILRALQTEFGLDICHTYIISMTNYVSDVLEVLLLAKEAGLYDPILGITSIRIVPLFETVEDLKRAPMVMTELFELPLYRACLAGGYENVAKLPSNLVLPELNPKNLQEIMLGYSDSNKDSGFLSSNWEIHKAQKTLARIGDKYGFNIKIFHGRGGSVGRGGGPAYAAILAQPTSTIDGRIKITEQGEVLASKYSLPELALYNLETISTAVIQASLLGSGFDDIEPWNQIMEEIAAYSRKAYRQLIYEQPDFIDFFLSVTPIEEISKLQISSRPARRSSGKKDISSLRAIPWVFSWTQSRFLLPAWYGVGTALQEFLNQEPEENLKLLRYFYLKWPFFKMVISKAEMTLSKVDLQMASHYVDELAKDEDKERFQKVFNQIAKEYYLSRDIVLQINEQERLLDNDPELQRSVQLRNGTIVPLGFLQVSLLKRLRQYASQDKAGLIHFRYSKEELLRGALLTINGIAAGMRNTG; the protein is encoded by the coding sequence ATGATGACTTCAGCCATGACTAACTATACAGAAGAATTAAGTATTTATTCTAGTTCTGAATTGTTATTACGTCACCGACTCAAATTAGTAGAAAATTTATGGGAATCAGTCTTAACTAATGAATGTGGACAAGAATTAGTTGATTTATTAGATAAACTCAAGTCGGCTTGTTCTCCTGAAGGACAAACAAATGAAACACAGAATATATCAGTAAGTAAATGGATTGAACAATTAGAATTAGATGATGCTATTAAAGCTGTTCGAGCTTTTGCGTTATATTTTCAATTAATTAATATTGTTGAACAACACTACGAACAAAGAACACAAAAGTTAATTCGTAGAACCACAACTGAAGACCAAGTTAACGCAATTCAAAAACCTGAATCTCACAATCATCAACCCACAACATTAGATACTAAAGAAGAAGCACAAAGTTATTTTAATCCGAAAAGTAATCCTGCTAGTGGTGGAACTTTTCATTGGCTTTTTCCTTATCTCCAAAAGTTGAATATGCCGCCCCCAAAAATTCAACAATTACTAGATCAATTAGATATTAACTTAGTTTTTACTGCCCATCCCACAGAAATTGTTCGTCATACTATCCGCAAAAAACAACGTCGTATCTCTCATTTTCTTGAAAAATTAGATGCCGCCGAAGAATCTTTCCGTGCTATGGGTTTAACTAATTCTTGGGAGGCTGAGAATTATCGAGAATGTTTGACTGAAGAGGTGCGTCTGTGGTGGCGTACAGATGAGCTACATCAATTTAAGCCAACGGTTTTAGACGAAGTTGATTATGCTTTACATTATTTCCAAGAAGTTTTATTTCAGACTTTACCTGAGTTATCTATCCGTCTTAAACAGGCTTTACATAACACTTTCCCAAAATTAAAATCTCCTACTCACAAATTCTGTTATTTTGGATCATGGGTAGGAGGAGATCGAGACGGCAATCCTTTTGTAACACCTGAAGTAACGTGGTCAACGGCTTGTTATCAACGTAACCTTGTAATTGATAAATATTTAGAATCCATGGGGCAACTCAATGATATTCTCAGTTTATCTTTACACTGGTGTAACGTGATGCCTGAATTATTAGATTCTTTAGAACGTGATCGCATTGGAATGCCAGAACTATACGATAAATTATATGTTCGTTATCGTCAAGAGCCCTATCGCCTAAAATTAGCCTATATTGAGCAAAGATTAAAAAATACTCAGGTAAGAAACGAAGCTTTATCTGATCCTGAAACCAGAAAATCAATCAAATTAGCCAATAAAGATGATAGCCTTTATCCCTCTAAATTGGACTTATTAGAAGATCTTAATTTAATCAAATATAACCTTGAAAATACAGGATTAAAATGCAAAGAATTAGATCATTTAATTTCTCAAGTAGAAATATTTGGTTTTCATTTGACTCCCTTAGATTTTCGCCAAGATTCTTCTCGTCACTCTGATGCACTTAGTGAAATCGCTGAGTATTTAGGAGTTTTAGATAAACCCTATGAAGAATTATCAGAAACAGAAAAAACTGCATGGTTAGTACAAGAACTAAAAACCCGTCGCCCATTAATTCCTAGCGAAATTAATTTTTCTGATGCTACAGGAGAAACAATTGAAACCTTTAAAATACTCAGAGCGTTACAAACAGAATTTGGTTTAGATATTTGTCATACTTACATTATCAGCATGACTAATTATGTTAGTGATGTTTTAGAAGTTTTATTACTAGCAAAAGAAGCAGGATTATATGATCCTATTTTAGGAATCACAAGTATTCGTATTGTGCCTTTATTTGAGACAGTAGAAGACTTAAAACGAGCGCCTATGGTGATGACGGAATTATTTGAATTGCCATTGTATCGAGCTTGTTTAGCGGGAGGATATGAAAATGTAGCCAAATTACCTTCTAACCTTGTTTTACCAGAACTAAACCCCAAAAACTTACAGGAAATCATGTTGGGTTACTCAGATAGTAATAAAGATTCAGGATTTTTAAGCAGTAACTGGGAAATTCATAAAGCTCAAAAAACCCTTGCCAGAATTGGTGATAAGTATGGATTTAACATAAAAATATTTCATGGTCGTGGAGGTTCAGTTGGTAGAGGAGGAGGTCCAGCCTATGCGGCTATTCTAGCACAACCTACCTCCACCATTGACGGTAGAATTAAAATCACTGAACAGGGGGAAGTTTTAGCTTCTAAATATTCTTTACCTGAATTGGCATTATATAACCTTGAAACCATTAGTACTGCTGTAATTCAAGCTAGTTTACTTGGTAGTGGTTTTGATGATATTGAGCCGTGGAATCAGATAATGGAAGAAATTGCGGCATATTCACGAAAAGCCTATCGTCAGTTAATATATGAACAACCGGACTTCATTGATTTTTTCTTATCTGTTACTCCCATAGAAGAAATTAGTAAATTACAAATTAGTTCTCGTCCTGCTCGTCGTAGCAGTGGAAAAAAAGATATTTCTTCTTTACGAGCGATTCCTTGGGTGTTTAGTTGGACTCAAAGTCGTTTTTTACTTCCTGCATGGTATGGTGTAGGTACGGCATTACAAGAGTTTTTAAATCAAGAACCAGAGGAAAATTTGAAGTTATTGCGTTATTTTTATTTAAAATGGCCTTTCTTTAAGATGGTTATTTCTAAAGCAGAAATGACTCTTTCTAAAGTCGATTTACAAATGGCTAGTCATTATGTCGATGAATTGGCTAAAGATGAAGATAAAGAACGTTTTCAGAAAGTATTTAACCAAATTGCGAAAGAGTATTATTTAAGTCGTGATATTGTCTTGCAAATTAATGAGCAAGAAAGACTACTTGATAATGATCCTGAGTTACAACGTTCTGTGCAACTGCGTAACGGTACGATAGTACCTCTAGGATTTTTACAAGTATCCTTACTCAAACGTTTAAGACAATACGCCAGTCAAGATAAAGCAGGTTTAATTCATTTCCGCTATAGCAAAGAGGAGTTATTACGGGGTGCTTTATTAACTATCAATGGTATTGCTGCTGGTATGCGTAATACTGGCTAA
- a CDS encoding calcium-binding protein, whose translation MAVIKGTIEDDNLIGTDQADRIFGLQGEDVIVGMKGNDDLYGDEDDDSLYGEEGNDYLYGADGNDKLYGNGNDDILYGGKGNDTSLGGQGNDNLYGEEGNDNLYGEDGDDFLDGGEGNDFFFGGAGNDKLDGGDGRNISYGGAGKDILNGGNGNDVLTGDNDDDLLRGESGEDNLDGSEGNDLLYGGFDNDTLYGSGGDDTLYGDEDNPKTINNDSQINTQNDLLKGDAGNDLLYGGIGKDTLYGGVGKDSLSGGIDNDYLKLGNQDQVKDVVFYTKGDGFDIIEEFESQYDLLYFSEIYNIRLEEVNGNTNVFQYINPFTQNLLMTLNNTKGLTTNNYFLNFDFPTGNMQSEDNFNEEDDLLFNETNSTNSLFDTSIYRFRDVNTIGNYLFVTEEEKTILQNNDNWINEGFAFGVADNDNDELIRINRFQNSQGKYLLAGEVESEIIRGNYPDWQEEGIAFYTYDGNVSKGIDIYRFRNESGGYIYATETEKNSIITNHPDFIYEGIAFEAII comes from the coding sequence ATGGCAGTAATAAAAGGAACAATAGAAGATGATAATTTGATCGGTACAGATCAAGCCGATCGCATTTTTGGTCTTCAAGGGGAAGATGTTATTGTCGGGATGAAAGGTAATGATGATCTTTATGGCGATGAAGATGATGATAGCTTGTATGGTGAAGAAGGTAATGATTACCTCTATGGAGCAGATGGAAATGATAAACTTTACGGCAATGGAAATGATGATATTCTCTATGGTGGAAAAGGAAATGATACCTCTTTAGGAGGACAAGGCAATGATAATCTTTATGGAGAAGAAGGAAATGATAATCTCTATGGAGAAGATGGTGATGATTTTCTTGATGGAGGAGAAGGAAATGATTTTTTTTTCGGTGGTGCGGGTAACGATAAACTAGATGGTGGTGATGGTAGAAATATATCCTATGGGGGAGCTGGTAAGGATATCCTTAATGGTGGTAATGGTAATGATGTTTTAACGGGTGATAATGATGATGATCTTTTAAGGGGAGAAAGTGGCGAGGATAATTTAGATGGTAGTGAAGGGAATGATCTTCTTTACGGTGGTTTTGATAATGATACTCTCTATGGTAGCGGTGGAGATGATACTCTTTATGGTGATGAAGATAATCCAAAAACAATCAATAATGATTCACAAATAAATACACAGAATGATCTCCTCAAAGGTGATGCTGGTAACGATCTTCTCTATGGGGGTATTGGTAAAGATACTCTCTATGGTGGTGTCGGTAAAGATAGTCTTTCTGGTGGTATAGATAACGATTACTTAAAATTAGGTAATCAAGATCAAGTTAAAGATGTAGTTTTTTATACTAAGGGCGATGGATTTGATATTATTGAAGAATTTGAGTCTCAATATGATCTTCTTTACTTCTCAGAAATCTATAATATTCGTTTAGAAGAAGTTAACGGTAATACCAATGTTTTTCAGTACATTAATCCCTTTACCCAAAATCTATTGATGACGTTAAACAATACTAAGGGTTTAACTACTAATAATTATTTCTTAAATTTTGATTTTCCCACTGGAAATATGCAGTCCGAAGATAATTTTAATGAAGAAGATGATCTTTTGTTCAATGAAACTAACTCCACTAATTCATTATTTGATACATCAATCTATCGTTTTCGAGATGTAAACACTATTGGTAACTATTTATTTGTAACAGAAGAAGAAAAAACCATCCTGCAAAACAATGATAATTGGATTAATGAAGGTTTTGCCTTTGGTGTCGCCGATAATGATAATGATGAGTTAATCAGAATCAATCGTTTTCAGAATTCCCAAGGAAAATATTTATTAGCAGGAGAAGTCGAAAGTGAGATAATTCGAGGAAATTATCCTGATTGGCAAGAAGAAGGAATCGCTTTTTATACCTATGATGGTAATGTTAGTAAGGGCATAGATATTTACCGTTTTCGTAATGAATCGGGTGGCTATATTTATGCAACGGAAACAGAAAAAAATAGTATTATCACCAATCATCCTGACTTTATTTACGAAGGAATCGCATTTGAGGCAATTATCTAA